Proteins encoded in a region of the Fundulus heteroclitus isolate FHET01 chromosome 2, MU-UCD_Fhet_4.1, whole genome shotgun sequence genome:
- the myrf gene encoding myelin regulatory factor isoform X5 encodes MDVVDETEALQRFFEGHDITSSLEPANIDTSILEEYISKEDDSTDICFSEVHSAPGPNYSSPQAGVSSSGGLVCGVSPPIPLRQGAPGPPSCQNAYPQGPSLGLRHSYSCLGQQQQQAHVKPEHRGHYAPGTLPESPPDSSSEAYSPQQVNDPHMIRTMTPENMCHMTPTPPLPPHGHYPGMHRDMYLKPESVISQYPMGPATSGSGDMQQTQMLHQLLQHPQGQDSIPVHQAKKRKHSDSPNSTLNSQILTGLMQDADNAYLDPNYQCIKWQPHQQNKWTPLYDVNCKELPMPTYRVDADKGFNFSLADDAFVCQKKNHFQVTVYIGMLGDAKYIKTNEGLQPLDCFYLKLHGVKVEAMNQSISVEQSQSDRSKRPFKPVLVTLPAEQVTKVTVGRLHFSETTANNMRKKGKPNPDQRYFMLVVALHAQSHSQSYTVAAHVSERIIVRVTSGHASNPGQFESDNEVLWQRGQLPDSVYHHGRVGINTDRPDEALVVHGNLKVMGSLVHPSDIRTKENVQEVNTTDNLKRISQMRLVQYQYKPEFAATVGIEDTAETGVIAQEVQQILPEAVKEGGDIVCANGETIPNLLVVNKERIFMENVGAVKELCKLTDNLETRIDELERWSRKLAKLRRLDSMKSTVSGSTVSQSGSYFSRTGSGPLKKKTVKPGSKSSPLDQGCISQRFVQGTILALLIVMAFSVISMSVLYVLTLHHRGAVTEKDGYVSSCVLYISWMPIFTATVTVCPPVCTWSRAAVESSRKNPFSPVSTTPAPACCSTTAVNNQSATALTLSSNQSTPGLSVPVPTPGTIVKKAKSRQMDKDGHSRNRLSHTSAPMYFSKSKRPVSPDAEGVGTTNRLPPGQQPAPRRQRSLLAKGAETVPSLTSVHIVETDHEIAGRRCEPAESCSYTLSLRGQQNASISQITLHMMSRKSVWVKQCGATKGRLCPNHTETELYSRQSTSTKGTHHLWSMPVSSFQDVTYHFRVSHSGEVSCATEEKIPLHSDYHFLIQSSCV; translated from the exons GTCATGATATTACCAGTTCTCTGGAGCCAGCCAACATCGACACCAGTATCCTGGAAGAGTACATCAGCAAGGAGGACGATAGCACTGACAT CTGTTTCTCAGAGGTCCACAGCGCTCCAGGACCAAATTATTCATCTCCTCAGGCAGGAGTGTCCTCCTCTGGAGGATTGGTGTGTGGTGTGAGCCCCCCTATTCCTCTGCGCCAAGGAGCCCCTGGGCCCCCCAGCTGTCAGAACGCCTACCCCCAGGGTCCTTCTCTGGGGCTCCGACACAGTTACTCCTGCCtgggccagcagcagcagcaggctcaCGTCAAGCCAGAGCACAGGGGCCATTACGCTCCAGG GACTCTTCCTGAGTCCCCACCAGACTCCAGCTCTGAGGCTTATTCCCCTCAACAGGTAAATG ATCCTCACATGATCAGAACCATGACTCCAGAGAATATGTGCCACATGACGCCGACGCCACCCCTCCCACCACACGGCCACTATCCCGGCATGCATCGGGACATGTACCTAAAGCCGGAGTCCGTGATCTCGCAGTATCCCATGGGTCCGGCCACCAGTGGAAGCGGGGACATGCAGCAGACGCAGATGCTCCATCAGTTGCTGCAGCATCCTCAGGGGCAAGA CAGCATCCCCGTTCATCAAGCCAAGAAGAGGAAGCACTCCGACTCTCCCAACAGCACCTTGAATTCCCAAATCCTCACAG GTTTAATGCAGGACGCCGACAACGCCTACTTGGACCCAAACTATCAGTGCATCAAGTGGCAACCTCACCAGCAGAACAAATGGACGCCACTATACGATGTCAACTGCAAAGAGCT TCCAATGCCAACCTACCGTGTTGACGCTGACAAAGGCTTCAACTTCTCCTTGGCTGATGATGCCTTTGTGTGCCAGAAGAAGAACCATTTCCAGGTCACTGTCTACATTGGGATGCTTGGAGATGCTAAATATATCAAAACGAATGAAGGCCTGCAGCCCCTGGACTGTTTTTACCTCAAACTCCATGGAGTGAAG GTGGAAGCTATGAATCAGTCGATCAGTGTGGAACAGTCACAGTCTGACCGCAGCAAGAGGCCATTCAAGCCAGTGCT TGTCACGTTGCCCGCTGAGCAAGTCACCAAGGTGACAGTAGGGCGGCTCCACTTCAGCGAGACCACAGCAAATAACATGAGGAAGAAGGGCAAACCAAACCCCGATCAGAG GTATTTCATGCTGGTGGTGGCCCTGCACGCACAGTCCCACAGTCAGAGCTACACTGTGGCGGCACATGTGTCTGAGAGGATCATCGTCAGGGTAACGTCTGGCCAT GCCTCCAACCCAGGCCAATTTGAAAGTGACAATGAGGTTTTGTGGCAGCGTGGGCAGCTGCCAGACTCCGTGTACCACCACGGCAGAGTTGGCATTAATACAGACCGCCCAGACGAGGCCCTCGTTGTGCACGGCAACCTGAAAGTCATGGGCTCCCTCGTCCATCCATCAGACATCAGGACAAAAGAAAATGTCCAGGAG GTTAACACCACAGACAATTTAAAAAGGATTTCTCAGATGCGGCTGGTCCAGTACCAATACAAGCCAGAGTTTGCTGCCACTGTGGGCATAGAGGACACAGCAGAGACAG GCGTCATTGCCCAGGAGGTTCAGCAGATCTTGCCTGAAGCTGTGAAGGAAGGAGGTGATATAGTGTGTGCTAATGGAGAAACCATCCCCAACTTGTTGGTTGTCAATAAG GAGCGTATCTTCATGGAGAACGTTGGCGCTGTAAAGGAGCTCTGCAAGCTGACAGACAACCTGGAGACTCGCATAGATGAACTGGAGCGCTGGAGCCGCAAACTAGCCAAGCTGCGGCGCCTCGATAGCATGAAGAGCACAGTGAGCGGGAGCACGGTGAG CCAGTCGGGAAGTTATTTTAGCAGAACAGGAAGCGGTCCGCTGAAGAAAAAGACCGTCAAACCGGGAAGCAAG AGCTCCCCTCTAGACCAGGGCTGCATCAGTCAGAGGTTCGTGCAGGGGACCATCCTGGCTCTTCTCATTGTCATGGCCTTCAG TGTCATTTCGATGTCAGTTCTTTACGTGCTCACGCTACACCACAGAGGAGCCGTCACAGAGAAAGACGG CTATGTTTCTTCCTGTGTTCTCTACATCTCTTGGATGCCTATCTTCACTGCCACTGTAACTGTTTGTCCACCTGTCTGCACATG GTCGAGAGCTGCAGTGGAATCATCCCGCAAGAATCCCTTCAGTCCAGTTTCTACCACACCTGCACCAG CTTGCTGTTCAACCACAGCTGTGAACAACCAATCAGCAACCGCTCTGACGTTGAGTAGCAACCAATCCACACCTG GTTTAAGTGTCCCAGTTCCCACTCCTGGCACCATCGTTAAGAAGGCCAAGTCCAGGCAAATGGACAAAGATGGCCACAGCAGGAACCGTCTCAGCCACACCTCAGCACCCATGTACTTTTCCAAATCCAAGAGACCTGTGTCCCCAGATGCGGAAGGAGTGGGAACCACCAACCGGCTGCCTCCAGGTCAACAGCCAGCGCCACGGAGACAACGCAGCCTGCTTGCAAAAG GAGCAGAGACAGTTCCATCTCTAACGAGTGTACATATTGTGGAGACGGACCATGAAATCGCCGGACGGAGATGTGAGCCAGCGGAGAGCTGCAG CTACACACTATCACTTCGTGGACAACAAAATGCTTCCATATCACAAATCACTCTGCACATGAT GTCAAGAAAGAGTGTGTGGGTGAAACAATGTGGAGCCACCAAAGGACGTTTATGTCCCaaccacacagagacagagctgTACAGTAGACAGAGTACATCAACGAAG GGGACTCATCACCTCTGGTCAATGCCCGTTTCGTCTTTCCAGGACGTCACCTATCACTTCCGTGTCTCTCACTCT GGAGAAGTGAGTTGTGCCACAGAAGAAAAAATCCCATTGCACTCTGACTACCATTTTCTCATTCAAAGCAGCTGTGTGTGA
- the myrf gene encoding myelin regulatory factor isoform X3, with the protein MDVVDETEALQRFFEGHDITSSLEPANIDTSILEEYISKEDDSTDICFSEVHSAPGPNYSSPQAGVSSSGGLVCGVSPPIPLRQGAPGPPSCQNAYPQGPSLGLRHSYSCLGQQQQQAHVKPEHRGHYAPGTLPESPPDSSSEAYSPQQVNDPHMIRTMTPENMCHMTPTPPLPPHGHYPGMHRDMYLKPESVISQYPMGPATSGSGDMQQTQMLHQLLQHPQGQDSIPVHQAKKRKHSDSPNSTLNSQILTGIIKQEPGLMQDADNAYLDPNYQCIKWQPHQQNKWTPLYDVNCKELPMPTYRVDADKGFNFSLADDAFVCQKKNHFQVTVYIGMLGDAKYIKTNEGLQPLDCFYLKLHGVKVEAMNQSISVEQSQSDRSKRPFKPVLVTLPAEQVTKVTVGRLHFSETTANNMRKKGKPNPDQRYFMLVVALHAQSHSQSYTVAAHVSERIIVRASNPGQFESDNEVLWQRGQLPDSVYHHGRVGINTDRPDEALVVHGNLKVMGSLVHPSDIRTKENVQEVNTTDNLKRISQMRLVQYQYKPEFAATVGIEDTAETGVIAQEVQQILPEAVKEGGDIVCANGETIPNLLVVNKERIFMENVGAVKELCKLTDNLETRIDELERWSRKLAKLRRLDSMKSTVSGSTVSQSGSYFSRTGSGPLKKKTVKPGSKSSPLDQGCISQRFVQGTILALLIVMAFSVISMSVLYVLTLHHRGAVTEKDGYVSSCVLYISWMPIFTATVTVCPPVCTWSRAAVESSRKNPFSPVSTTPAPACCSTTAVNNQSATALTLSSNQSTPGLSVPVPTPGTIVKKAKSRQMDKDGHSRNRLSHTSAPMYFSKSKRPVSPDAEGVGTTNRLPPGQQPAPRRQRSLLAKGAETVPSLTSVHIVETDHEIAGRRCEPAESCSYTLSLRGQQNASISQITLHMMSRKSVWVKQCGATKGRLCPNHTETELYSRQSTSTKGTHHLWSMPVSSFQDVTYHFRVSHSGEVSCATEEKIPLHSDYHFLIQSSCV; encoded by the exons GTCATGATATTACCAGTTCTCTGGAGCCAGCCAACATCGACACCAGTATCCTGGAAGAGTACATCAGCAAGGAGGACGATAGCACTGACAT CTGTTTCTCAGAGGTCCACAGCGCTCCAGGACCAAATTATTCATCTCCTCAGGCAGGAGTGTCCTCCTCTGGAGGATTGGTGTGTGGTGTGAGCCCCCCTATTCCTCTGCGCCAAGGAGCCCCTGGGCCCCCCAGCTGTCAGAACGCCTACCCCCAGGGTCCTTCTCTGGGGCTCCGACACAGTTACTCCTGCCtgggccagcagcagcagcaggctcaCGTCAAGCCAGAGCACAGGGGCCATTACGCTCCAGG GACTCTTCCTGAGTCCCCACCAGACTCCAGCTCTGAGGCTTATTCCCCTCAACAGGTAAATG ATCCTCACATGATCAGAACCATGACTCCAGAGAATATGTGCCACATGACGCCGACGCCACCCCTCCCACCACACGGCCACTATCCCGGCATGCATCGGGACATGTACCTAAAGCCGGAGTCCGTGATCTCGCAGTATCCCATGGGTCCGGCCACCAGTGGAAGCGGGGACATGCAGCAGACGCAGATGCTCCATCAGTTGCTGCAGCATCCTCAGGGGCAAGA CAGCATCCCCGTTCATCAAGCCAAGAAGAGGAAGCACTCCGACTCTCCCAACAGCACCTTGAATTCCCAAATCCTCACAGGTATCATCAAACAAGAACCAG GTTTAATGCAGGACGCCGACAACGCCTACTTGGACCCAAACTATCAGTGCATCAAGTGGCAACCTCACCAGCAGAACAAATGGACGCCACTATACGATGTCAACTGCAAAGAGCT TCCAATGCCAACCTACCGTGTTGACGCTGACAAAGGCTTCAACTTCTCCTTGGCTGATGATGCCTTTGTGTGCCAGAAGAAGAACCATTTCCAGGTCACTGTCTACATTGGGATGCTTGGAGATGCTAAATATATCAAAACGAATGAAGGCCTGCAGCCCCTGGACTGTTTTTACCTCAAACTCCATGGAGTGAAG GTGGAAGCTATGAATCAGTCGATCAGTGTGGAACAGTCACAGTCTGACCGCAGCAAGAGGCCATTCAAGCCAGTGCT TGTCACGTTGCCCGCTGAGCAAGTCACCAAGGTGACAGTAGGGCGGCTCCACTTCAGCGAGACCACAGCAAATAACATGAGGAAGAAGGGCAAACCAAACCCCGATCAGAG GTATTTCATGCTGGTGGTGGCCCTGCACGCACAGTCCCACAGTCAGAGCTACACTGTGGCGGCACATGTGTCTGAGAGGATCATCGTCAGG GCCTCCAACCCAGGCCAATTTGAAAGTGACAATGAGGTTTTGTGGCAGCGTGGGCAGCTGCCAGACTCCGTGTACCACCACGGCAGAGTTGGCATTAATACAGACCGCCCAGACGAGGCCCTCGTTGTGCACGGCAACCTGAAAGTCATGGGCTCCCTCGTCCATCCATCAGACATCAGGACAAAAGAAAATGTCCAGGAG GTTAACACCACAGACAATTTAAAAAGGATTTCTCAGATGCGGCTGGTCCAGTACCAATACAAGCCAGAGTTTGCTGCCACTGTGGGCATAGAGGACACAGCAGAGACAG GCGTCATTGCCCAGGAGGTTCAGCAGATCTTGCCTGAAGCTGTGAAGGAAGGAGGTGATATAGTGTGTGCTAATGGAGAAACCATCCCCAACTTGTTGGTTGTCAATAAG GAGCGTATCTTCATGGAGAACGTTGGCGCTGTAAAGGAGCTCTGCAAGCTGACAGACAACCTGGAGACTCGCATAGATGAACTGGAGCGCTGGAGCCGCAAACTAGCCAAGCTGCGGCGCCTCGATAGCATGAAGAGCACAGTGAGCGGGAGCACGGTGAG CCAGTCGGGAAGTTATTTTAGCAGAACAGGAAGCGGTCCGCTGAAGAAAAAGACCGTCAAACCGGGAAGCAAG AGCTCCCCTCTAGACCAGGGCTGCATCAGTCAGAGGTTCGTGCAGGGGACCATCCTGGCTCTTCTCATTGTCATGGCCTTCAG TGTCATTTCGATGTCAGTTCTTTACGTGCTCACGCTACACCACAGAGGAGCCGTCACAGAGAAAGACGG CTATGTTTCTTCCTGTGTTCTCTACATCTCTTGGATGCCTATCTTCACTGCCACTGTAACTGTTTGTCCACCTGTCTGCACATG GTCGAGAGCTGCAGTGGAATCATCCCGCAAGAATCCCTTCAGTCCAGTTTCTACCACACCTGCACCAG CTTGCTGTTCAACCACAGCTGTGAACAACCAATCAGCAACCGCTCTGACGTTGAGTAGCAACCAATCCACACCTG GTTTAAGTGTCCCAGTTCCCACTCCTGGCACCATCGTTAAGAAGGCCAAGTCCAGGCAAATGGACAAAGATGGCCACAGCAGGAACCGTCTCAGCCACACCTCAGCACCCATGTACTTTTCCAAATCCAAGAGACCTGTGTCCCCAGATGCGGAAGGAGTGGGAACCACCAACCGGCTGCCTCCAGGTCAACAGCCAGCGCCACGGAGACAACGCAGCCTGCTTGCAAAAG GAGCAGAGACAGTTCCATCTCTAACGAGTGTACATATTGTGGAGACGGACCATGAAATCGCCGGACGGAGATGTGAGCCAGCGGAGAGCTGCAG CTACACACTATCACTTCGTGGACAACAAAATGCTTCCATATCACAAATCACTCTGCACATGAT GTCAAGAAAGAGTGTGTGGGTGAAACAATGTGGAGCCACCAAAGGACGTTTATGTCCCaaccacacagagacagagctgTACAGTAGACAGAGTACATCAACGAAG GGGACTCATCACCTCTGGTCAATGCCCGTTTCGTCTTTCCAGGACGTCACCTATCACTTCCGTGTCTCTCACTCT GGAGAAGTGAGTTGTGCCACAGAAGAAAAAATCCCATTGCACTCTGACTACCATTTTCTCATTCAAAGCAGCTGTGTGTGA
- the myrf gene encoding myelin regulatory factor isoform X2, with protein MDVVDETEALQRFFEGHDITSSLEPANIDTSILEEYISKEDDSTDICFSEVHSAPGPNYSSPQAGVSSSGGLVCGVSPPIPLRQGAPGPPSCQNAYPQGPSLGLRHSYSCLGQQQQQAHVKPEHRGHYAPGTLPESPPDSSSEAYSPQQVNDPHMIRTMTPENMCHMTPTPPLPPHGHYPGMHRDMYLKPESVISQYPMGPATSGSGDMQQTQMLHQLLQHPQGQDIPVHQAKKRKHSDSPNSTLNSQILTGIIKQEPGLMQDADNAYLDPNYQCIKWQPHQQNKWTPLYDVNCKELPMPTYRVDADKGFNFSLADDAFVCQKKNHFQVTVYIGMLGDAKYIKTNEGLQPLDCFYLKLHGVKVEAMNQSISVEQSQSDRSKRPFKPVLVTLPAEQVTKVTVGRLHFSETTANNMRKKGKPNPDQRYFMLVVALHAQSHSQSYTVAAHVSERIIVRVTSGHASNPGQFESDNEVLWQRGQLPDSVYHHGRVGINTDRPDEALVVHGNLKVMGSLVHPSDIRTKENVQEVNTTDNLKRISQMRLVQYQYKPEFAATVGIEDTAETGVIAQEVQQILPEAVKEGGDIVCANGETIPNLLVVNKERIFMENVGAVKELCKLTDNLETRIDELERWSRKLAKLRRLDSMKSTVSGSTVSQSGSYFSRTGSGPLKKKTVKPGSKSSPLDQGCISQRFVQGTILALLIVMAFSVISMSVLYVLTLHHRGAVTEKDGYVSSCVLYISWMPIFTATVTVCPPVCTWSRAAVESSRKNPFSPVSTTPAPACCSTTAVNNQSATALTLSSNQSTPGLSVPVPTPGTIVKKAKSRQMDKDGHSRNRLSHTSAPMYFSKSKRPVSPDAEGVGTTNRLPPGQQPAPRRQRSLLAKGAETVPSLTSVHIVETDHEIAGRRCEPAESCSYTLSLRGQQNASISQITLHMMSRKSVWVKQCGATKGRLCPNHTETELYSRQSTSTKGTHHLWSMPVSSFQDVTYHFRVSHSGEVSCATEEKIPLHSDYHFLIQSSCV; from the exons GTCATGATATTACCAGTTCTCTGGAGCCAGCCAACATCGACACCAGTATCCTGGAAGAGTACATCAGCAAGGAGGACGATAGCACTGACAT CTGTTTCTCAGAGGTCCACAGCGCTCCAGGACCAAATTATTCATCTCCTCAGGCAGGAGTGTCCTCCTCTGGAGGATTGGTGTGTGGTGTGAGCCCCCCTATTCCTCTGCGCCAAGGAGCCCCTGGGCCCCCCAGCTGTCAGAACGCCTACCCCCAGGGTCCTTCTCTGGGGCTCCGACACAGTTACTCCTGCCtgggccagcagcagcagcaggctcaCGTCAAGCCAGAGCACAGGGGCCATTACGCTCCAGG GACTCTTCCTGAGTCCCCACCAGACTCCAGCTCTGAGGCTTATTCCCCTCAACAGGTAAATG ATCCTCACATGATCAGAACCATGACTCCAGAGAATATGTGCCACATGACGCCGACGCCACCCCTCCCACCACACGGCCACTATCCCGGCATGCATCGGGACATGTACCTAAAGCCGGAGTCCGTGATCTCGCAGTATCCCATGGGTCCGGCCACCAGTGGAAGCGGGGACATGCAGCAGACGCAGATGCTCCATCAGTTGCTGCAGCATCCTCAGGGGCAAGA CATCCCCGTTCATCAAGCCAAGAAGAGGAAGCACTCCGACTCTCCCAACAGCACCTTGAATTCCCAAATCCTCACAGGTATCATCAAACAAGAACCAG GTTTAATGCAGGACGCCGACAACGCCTACTTGGACCCAAACTATCAGTGCATCAAGTGGCAACCTCACCAGCAGAACAAATGGACGCCACTATACGATGTCAACTGCAAAGAGCT TCCAATGCCAACCTACCGTGTTGACGCTGACAAAGGCTTCAACTTCTCCTTGGCTGATGATGCCTTTGTGTGCCAGAAGAAGAACCATTTCCAGGTCACTGTCTACATTGGGATGCTTGGAGATGCTAAATATATCAAAACGAATGAAGGCCTGCAGCCCCTGGACTGTTTTTACCTCAAACTCCATGGAGTGAAG GTGGAAGCTATGAATCAGTCGATCAGTGTGGAACAGTCACAGTCTGACCGCAGCAAGAGGCCATTCAAGCCAGTGCT TGTCACGTTGCCCGCTGAGCAAGTCACCAAGGTGACAGTAGGGCGGCTCCACTTCAGCGAGACCACAGCAAATAACATGAGGAAGAAGGGCAAACCAAACCCCGATCAGAG GTATTTCATGCTGGTGGTGGCCCTGCACGCACAGTCCCACAGTCAGAGCTACACTGTGGCGGCACATGTGTCTGAGAGGATCATCGTCAGGGTAACGTCTGGCCAT GCCTCCAACCCAGGCCAATTTGAAAGTGACAATGAGGTTTTGTGGCAGCGTGGGCAGCTGCCAGACTCCGTGTACCACCACGGCAGAGTTGGCATTAATACAGACCGCCCAGACGAGGCCCTCGTTGTGCACGGCAACCTGAAAGTCATGGGCTCCCTCGTCCATCCATCAGACATCAGGACAAAAGAAAATGTCCAGGAG GTTAACACCACAGACAATTTAAAAAGGATTTCTCAGATGCGGCTGGTCCAGTACCAATACAAGCCAGAGTTTGCTGCCACTGTGGGCATAGAGGACACAGCAGAGACAG GCGTCATTGCCCAGGAGGTTCAGCAGATCTTGCCTGAAGCTGTGAAGGAAGGAGGTGATATAGTGTGTGCTAATGGAGAAACCATCCCCAACTTGTTGGTTGTCAATAAG GAGCGTATCTTCATGGAGAACGTTGGCGCTGTAAAGGAGCTCTGCAAGCTGACAGACAACCTGGAGACTCGCATAGATGAACTGGAGCGCTGGAGCCGCAAACTAGCCAAGCTGCGGCGCCTCGATAGCATGAAGAGCACAGTGAGCGGGAGCACGGTGAG CCAGTCGGGAAGTTATTTTAGCAGAACAGGAAGCGGTCCGCTGAAGAAAAAGACCGTCAAACCGGGAAGCAAG AGCTCCCCTCTAGACCAGGGCTGCATCAGTCAGAGGTTCGTGCAGGGGACCATCCTGGCTCTTCTCATTGTCATGGCCTTCAG TGTCATTTCGATGTCAGTTCTTTACGTGCTCACGCTACACCACAGAGGAGCCGTCACAGAGAAAGACGG CTATGTTTCTTCCTGTGTTCTCTACATCTCTTGGATGCCTATCTTCACTGCCACTGTAACTGTTTGTCCACCTGTCTGCACATG GTCGAGAGCTGCAGTGGAATCATCCCGCAAGAATCCCTTCAGTCCAGTTTCTACCACACCTGCACCAG CTTGCTGTTCAACCACAGCTGTGAACAACCAATCAGCAACCGCTCTGACGTTGAGTAGCAACCAATCCACACCTG GTTTAAGTGTCCCAGTTCCCACTCCTGGCACCATCGTTAAGAAGGCCAAGTCCAGGCAAATGGACAAAGATGGCCACAGCAGGAACCGTCTCAGCCACACCTCAGCACCCATGTACTTTTCCAAATCCAAGAGACCTGTGTCCCCAGATGCGGAAGGAGTGGGAACCACCAACCGGCTGCCTCCAGGTCAACAGCCAGCGCCACGGAGACAACGCAGCCTGCTTGCAAAAG GAGCAGAGACAGTTCCATCTCTAACGAGTGTACATATTGTGGAGACGGACCATGAAATCGCCGGACGGAGATGTGAGCCAGCGGAGAGCTGCAG CTACACACTATCACTTCGTGGACAACAAAATGCTTCCATATCACAAATCACTCTGCACATGAT GTCAAGAAAGAGTGTGTGGGTGAAACAATGTGGAGCCACCAAAGGACGTTTATGTCCCaaccacacagagacagagctgTACAGTAGACAGAGTACATCAACGAAG GGGACTCATCACCTCTGGTCAATGCCCGTTTCGTCTTTCCAGGACGTCACCTATCACTTCCGTGTCTCTCACTCT GGAGAAGTGAGTTGTGCCACAGAAGAAAAAATCCCATTGCACTCTGACTACCATTTTCTCATTCAAAGCAGCTGTGTGTGA